The nucleotide sequence GGGAGATGCTCTGGGGGCCTGGCGGAGGCTTTATTTGGAGAGAAGTAGATCTCGAACCCAGAGTGTATTTAACACACTAACGAGGAGGTGAGCGGCTGAGGGACAGTAAATGTCTGGCACCCGTTCTGTTAATTCATTTTCACTGATGAGCTATGCTGAGCAGTAAATCCGAGAAAGCCAAGAGGCAGTGAAAGAGACCGAGTGACTTAGCACTGATGTCACAATCCTACCAGTCAGCAAGCACTTAGCAACCATTGGAAGCTTGACCTCTCTCGCGGCTGCAGTCCTTACTGTTGATAGCAAACAAGACGGGAAGAAGGTGTCACTACGTTGATAAAAGAAATTTGGGTTTCTGCCTATAAATGATCCGCTGATGCCTCTCTACCCACCGCAAGGTTGCCAGGGAGGATTACGTGAGATCACGTGTGTGTGAAAACCTTGAGGGACACAATTCTAAAAGGGGTGAGCAAATTCATGGATGAGGGTCGACCTTACACGTCTGTTGTCAACtctaataatttatttagctGGTGATAATTAGTCTTTGTCTAAGCCGAAGGCAGTTGCTGCCTGTAAACAGAGAATTGCCGAGCTGTTCGGCATGTGTGAATTGCACTCTTTCTTGGGGAAACACAGCTTGATTCAATTTTTTCAAAGTCGTTAGGAAGTCAAGTTGTCTTGCTGAAGACTGATGACTGATTATCCTCTGTGCGAGAACCACAGACAGGACCCTAATTAACAAATTTGCTAATCGCTACTCCTGTTTACATCCACCGTCTGAAGTTTCTCGTCACCAAAGGGGGGGCCAGCGGAGCCTTGAGAGACGAGCTCGTGGCACTGGAGGGAAGGCAGGTCTGTTCGGAGCCCTGGCTCTACTCTTTCCTAGCCATGGGAGCCTCCGTGTGCTCACCGACACTCAGAGATGACAAACTTAGCTTGTCACGAGGGTTAAAGAACGTAGGCGCTCGGTACAAGGCGCTTAGTAATCACTCAGTCGCGAATCCCCCAAACTCATGAATTCCGCTCGGAATCAATGGTAAATCCAGCCTGGCAGAGTTGAGACTTTGCGCTTGTGGGGTTGCTCGCGGAGAAAAGAAATTATGCGACCCCTAAGCAAGATTATAGGTGGCCACGTAAGGAAGTGTGTATTTAAAAAGGTAGGCTGAAGATAACGTTGCCGAAAATGTTCTAGAGTCTTCTATAGCCCTGACATTCTTTCCCAAAGAGTCTGAATTTATGAAGTGTGAGTTGATCCACTCACCCCATCCTTTTCTGTGCGTGGAGGGCTGCTCTGGGCGATAACACAAAGGAGTTGTAACGTCTCAAGGCCAAATCACGGTGAACGTCAACATTACAATTCTTCCCTTACCATACGTGCTCAGCTGGGGCGAGTTGTCCCCCAGGGGTCGTTTTGGCAACACCGGGAGACGCTTTTGATGGTCACAACTAGGTGAGCAGGTTATTGGCctctggtgggtagaggccagggatgctgctaacaCCTGGCGATGCCCGGGGTAACCCCCCCACAACAGAGAATGATCCAGTCTGACATGTCAGTAGCATCAAGATTGAGAAACCCTGTGGTAGAGACGCAACCGAGTTCTGTCATTGTTACATCTTTAGCCAACTGTTAACAACACCAACCAgagttagtattttattttaaggtatgACTGACGCACATACGTTGTACTGTTTACTGtcaggtagttctatttctagagTTTGCCTCATAAAATGACTCTCCTGGctcgtgtattttttttttttccccaacagaaCAAGttataattacagaattttataaattgttgCCATTTTGGGGGGTGGTTTCGCTTCTGTTTGAGCTGAGCcaaattaattttccaaaaagCATTGACGACCACAAACAGACTCATGTGGAGTCATCAGATGAGATTGGCGCTCAAGGTTTGAAAATTATCTTTGTGACGCCCAAGGTCAGATAATCTCTTAAGTTAACCAATGTAACTGTTTATCTTTAAtacacgatttttttttttaaagaaaaacttattcCCTGTAGGAGTTTTGATGGATGATACCACACTGAAGTTCCACGATGTTGTTCCTGGTGGAattatttcattatgtatctGGCATTATGATGGATGGACGGAACTGGTTTTGGCGGCTGTGGAAGGGGATCCCAGTAAGGTGTTTTCACGCTTCTCTAAATGGATATTATACTTCATGAAGCAACCGTAAACTGTggatgtgtgtgggggagggtggcGTGGGAATCGTGGGCTCCTAATGATCAAATCCTACACTGCGTGGTTCCAGTCACTCTCGGGTTTGCTGTCTCACGGTGTTCACCTGTAACCCACTCATGCCCCACGCTACCCCACAAACGACACAGGGCAGTGCATTTTCTATCCGTATGTATATTTTGTAAAGTTGAAAACCTGACTGAACAGTGAGCGAAGAGCTCCCCGTAGCTGGGCACGCGTAGTCCAAAGAAAGTCCTAATGcgggtctgcccctcccctaaggCAACACTACTCGATACACAGCAGGTGCCTGGTCTTTGCCAGGCCTTGTGCGTAGCTGTAGCTCTCGGCCGGGCTctgggtgggcagtggggaggagggaggagggaggagggaacccGACGGTCTGCCCCACAGTGAAGACGGGAGGCTGGGGGGACAGGGGCGGGCAAGTGTATGTTCCTTCTAGAAGGCACATTTGGATGGAAGGCCGTGAGTGTGCGGGGAAGGGGTCGAGGAAGGTGGGCTGCAGGAGGGTTGCTGGGAATTAGATCTGGGAAGGGTGGGTGGTCTCCGGGGAGGCGGGGCCAGGGCTGACtggaaccccctccccccacctgtgTGCAGCAGCCTTAGAAGGAGGGGCTCCCCTCCCGGGTCCTTCCCCGGTCTCCTCCTGCTCCTGgccttcccctgcctcccctctgccacCGAGGCCTGGGCCCTGCCTGGGTTTTCTGGCTCTTGCCCTGAACCCCGGGATTCCCTCCTGTCTCCCACACTTTCGGGTTCTGCTTTCCCCCCACGGCCGCTCCCACGCCGGATGCCCCAGATCTAGGACAGAGTTCCTCTCTGTCGGGGCCCGCAGCCTTCCTCTCGTGCTCACAGCCTTAGTTCAGCATGAGATGATTATATTATGGGGCTATTTTTCATCCGCGAGTGGAGTTCAGAGCGTTCCAAAAGTTAGCAGAGACAATGGGCCCGAAAATAGATCGGAAGGCCAGACTTCATCAAGTCTCCAGAGAAGTGCACTCCCCTCTGGGGAGGCCACTTCGTGTTGGCTGGTGTCTTCCTTAACGGCCACAGCCACCTTCCTCTGGACACCcagaaaagttattttctcttcAAAACACCGACAGGAAGAATTTCCTGCCTCCCGAGCCTGCCTGATGGTAAATGCGTATTTCCTGGACATGCATAGCGTGGTCAACAATGTCCTCCCCCGGGGGGTGTCCCGGCTTCTTAGTTAGGGTTTGCCCCCCTCTGTGTCCATCACAAGCCTCAACTTGCCACTTGAGCAAACCTCCCCCTGGGGAGGGTCCCGGCCCCCACCAGGCAGGTTGTGCCCTTTTGAAGTAACTCTGACTCACTGTGTGGAACCCCGTTCTGTTGCCCAGCTGTCTTGCCTTGCTGTTGACGAGGACTCCGGCTACCAAACCGCAAATTCAAAGCATCTCGGAGGCGAGCGGAGGAAGGAATGGATATGTCAGAGGGCGTTCGTGGCCTTGTACATTACCTCCCACAGAGGTCACCCAGATGCTGTGCAGTACCTTCTAGAGCACGGTAATTCGGAGAGACAGCTGAGTGTGTCCGCGAGCTGGGGTCTTGTGCGGGTAGGGGGACCCAGTGGCTTGGCTTTCTGCCCCTTTGGCAATGGCATCCTGGATTCAAGTTGTCTCCACCACCAGTCACGGTCCCGGTGGACCACTCGCCGTCTGTCCGAGGCGTCTTAGGACCTGCCTACTAAAGGCTGTGTCCCCCCCTCTTGGCCAGGACTCCAGAAGAGTCTTTCTGTTGCGAGAGATGCAGCTTTCAGGACACGAATTCACAGGAGCAGCCGCGAGGGCTTCCCGGCCTATTACGTCCAAAGCGGACACACTGCCGGAGATGTCCCCAAACTGTCTGTGCTATTTCTGCCCCACCTGAACTTGGGTTTCAGCAACGGTCCGAGGCACCCAGCCCCAAGCCGGCATCGGTCTCTGGCCAGTCTCCTTTCTCCGAGGCTTTGGATTTATTTCGCTCAGAAGACACTTACCCCAAACCCCGTTTTcatttctgccccccacccccacccagagggcaagttgctccttctctctctgtccatagAAATAGAAACCTTCGGGGCACCTCGGGGGGCTCGggcagtcaagcgtctgactgcggctcaggtcatgatctcgtggctcgtgggttcgagccccgcgtcgggctctgtgctggtggtgcagagcctgcttgggattctctgtctccctctgtctctcggcccctctcctgctcattttctctctccctcaaaataaataaagaaacttaaaaaaaaaaaaaacaacaaagaaagaaagacatagaAGCCTTTGTCTGCATTGTCTCTGGATTAAAGTCTTCTGTGTATAGTCCTACCACGGTATACTTTCTCTTCCCTGGACGTAGGATATTTTTGGGCAAAGAGGCCCACGGACCGATCGAGGTGCCGACCATCCAAGAACAATAGACAATAGCTGCAGACGGCCCAGGCCGCCGGCTtcctggggaagaggaagaacgTGACGTGCCGTTTGGTCAGTGGTTTGAGGCTCAGAAGGGAGCCTCATCCCAGGCTCTCCCATATCAGCCTGCCCTCAAGTCAGAACCCTTTCTTTCCTGCCCGCGGCCTTGACCCCAGCCTCTCTGCGCCCCCTGCTTCCAGCGAGCAGGGCGGGAGTATCCCCGCGGCCTGGGCAGAATGGTGCTTGCGCCTGTCTGGCGGGTGGTGGTTTTCCTGAGCGGCCTCCTCCTTGGCTGTTCGCAGCCCAGCAGTCCGTTAAGCCCATAAAAAGTCATTTTCACTCTGATGGAACTGTGATGTATTCACAAGCACCAGTTAAAACATTACAGCCAGCTCTGCAAGGTTTTCTGGGCTTTGCAGACAGCCGCTGCAAAAAAGCCATGCTGTGGCTGAGGCTGGGCGTTAGGAGAACCTATTTAAAACTTTACCTCTCCGACCGGCCATAGCTCATAAAAACTGGCTACAGAAATGTCAGCTGCATGTAATTGAATCGCCTTGTTTTCTGTGTCATGATATTTGTTACCCAGAATTTGATTCAATTCAACAAGTCCATATTGGACACCTGTCATCAGCCCATCCATCTGCGGGAGGCAGTGAGGAATTCAATCGAAGTGAAATCTGTCCCTGAGTCAGGGTGCCCGTCGTCTGTCATTTCCCGAGTGCCTGTCTTCTCCAGGCATCGCGCTACGTGCTGGGGATGAAAACAGCGGTGATCAAAACAAGTGTGTTTTCTGCCTCCGTGGAGTTTGTGAAGGGAAGTCAGCAAATTATTACAAACAATTAATTCCGTGGTCAATCGTGCGCGGCATGTTCTGAAGATACGGTGTGTCTACTGAgcgtatgggggtgggggggatacaCGGGAAGAGGGGCCCAGGAAGGGTTTcctgaggaaataaatgaaggatAGCCAAgggagcccgggggggggggggggggggggcgcggagaaAGGTGACAGGGTTTTTAGCAAAGGAGACAGCATATGCAAAAGGCCTGGGGCAGGACGAGGGAGCAGGGTGTGTTTAAGCGATAAAGATAGAAGCCTGGTATAATTGGAGCATGGAGGGAGTGGCAAAGAgcatgggtgggtgggggtaaTGCTGGAAGTGATAGGGGGAGGTACAGGTGAGACAGAGCACTGACAACCTAGAAAATCACCGCAAGGATAGCGGACGTCAGAAATGGGGTTGGAGCAAGTGTGTGTTCTGGGCAGACAGGAGGCAAGGCGGTGCCGGGTTCTGGGGCCAGTGAAGCAACGCCTCCCCTCTCACACTCGCTGCTGGGGTCGGGGGCAGTTTGGATTCTCCCGAGCTTGCTTTCCGTGGCCTCGCCCCTCCCGCGCTTCTCCTCTCGAACGTGACTCCGAAGGGGAGGCTCGCGGCCGGGAGGGCGACCCTCCCTCAGCCAGCTGTCTTATTTTACAGGAGCCAACTGTCTCCAAAAAACCCCCATGGGCAGGACCGCCCTGCACGCGGCTGGGGGCCATGGGCCGTTTGGACCGTATAAACCTGCTGCTCAACTACGGGGCCTCGGTCACCGACAAAGATGCCAGGGGGGAGACCCCCATGTCCATCGCCCGGCGCATGAACCGCAGACACAGCGAGAGGCGGATGTTCCTTTTCCACTGGGTGACAAAGTCAGGGACGACGGACCCGAAGAAACTGCTCGCGAACCAGGTTTCTCACAGGGTGAAGGGTGGGTTTGGCTCCAAGAAGGGCCAAATGTAGCTCCCACGGGCCACGTGTGCACGTCGAAGCTGACTTGGGTCACTTTTCGGAGTTCAAGTCCACAGTGGCCCTCGGTGAGCAGGAAGCCAAGAAAACATGGCAGTTCCTCTGAATCAGGTACTAAATCATCTGTCCTGTTTGCGCACGGTGTTGGGGAGGGGGTAGGTGAGTTTGTGCTCTTTCTGGAATCCGTTACGGACTGAGCGGCCTCTGACGCCAGCCTTTAATTTTCTGCTATTTGTACATTGCCTCCACTAACGCTGCTCGGGGTGATGGGCACCAATTACCTTCCCTCCCGTCTGGAGACCATCTAATGCGTCAGCATAAGAGAAGTGACAGCAATAATGAGAATAGCACTGTTCCATCATATAAAACCAGCGCCAGGGAATGTCGCGAAGTTGCGGGCCGTGTGGGCTGTGAATTTCGGCTTGTAAAAACCCAGGAGCTACGTGCCGCCCAAGCTAGCGAGGTTCCGGAAGTTTTCCTGGCCCGCCTCTGAGGGGTCTGCTGCTTGAGGGGCGGAGAAGTGAGGGGGGGGGCGGCAAGAGCAGAGAGAGCTTGGTTCTCCAGACACGTCCTCCACGGGGTGCCTTAGTAGTCTTGCTGAAGGCGATGTGTCGCCACTGGATTTGGAGGAGACAGCGTAAAGGCTGCTGATGAGCTCGTGGAGGAGAGACTCCGAGCTGGCACCTTCTTTCCCTTTGTCCCGCCCCCGGTGGTC is from Panthera uncia isolate 11264 chromosome A3 unlocalized genomic scaffold, Puncia_PCG_1.0 HiC_scaffold_11, whole genome shotgun sequence and encodes:
- the ANKRD60 gene encoding LOW QUALITY PROTEIN: ankyrin repeat domain-containing protein 60 (The sequence of the model RefSeq protein was modified relative to this genomic sequence to represent the inferred CDS: deleted 1 base in 1 codon), giving the protein MRRRRRRRRRRRRAGGGAPRRRWGAAGGRPGPQPRRGPARRAGGGLGGPGAPPRAVPGPREPRAGTGPGPDVFVLRVLLEETGEMFQVAHCHSDMTVRELKEELELVVGIPLDLQRLQYLDQGVLMDDTTLKFHDVVPGGIISLCIWHYDGWTELVLAAVEGDPSKLSCLAVDEDSGYQTANSKHLGGERRKEWICQRAFVALYITSHRGHPDAVQYLLEHGANCLQKTPMGRTALHAAGAMGRLDRINLLLNYGASVTDKDARGETPMSIARRMNRRHSERRMFLFHWVTKSGTTDPKKLLANQVSHRVKGGFGSKKGQM